From a single Aquipuribacter nitratireducens genomic region:
- a CDS encoding DMT family transporter: MSRRTRQVLLGLVGTVAVGVLVAAQSRVNGELAPRFAPSTGPDAWWVWRGPADDAVAAGIDAAVLSFAVGWLIVLVGTLVQARGRHGMAEVVHALRDGSLRWWMLLGGLGGATFIAGQGIAVPVLGVSVFVVATVAGVTVGGLLVDRFGLAPGGARPYTARRVIGCVLAVGGVAFSVSGSLDGGIASGASVLLFSVVLLACLPMGALTAAQQAVNGRVAQRSRTPWVAGLGNFTAGLAALLLARLLLIGTVAPGPLPDQWWLWLSGPIGLSFILLGAVLVRTLGVLLLSLGNTGGQLVGSIAIDELFPTAAGRPGLVELVAAVVIFVAVALAASRPRRRPAPPGPAGPPTVRREPVGAGRP, encoded by the coding sequence GTGAGCCGACGAACCCGCCAGGTCCTTCTCGGGCTCGTCGGCACCGTCGCGGTCGGCGTGCTCGTCGCCGCGCAGTCCCGCGTCAACGGTGAGCTCGCCCCCCGCTTCGCCCCCTCGACCGGCCCGGACGCGTGGTGGGTGTGGCGCGGACCGGCGGACGACGCGGTCGCGGCCGGCATCGACGCCGCAGTGCTCTCCTTCGCCGTCGGCTGGCTCATCGTCCTCGTCGGCACCCTCGTCCAGGCGCGCGGTCGCCACGGCATGGCCGAGGTGGTGCACGCGCTGCGCGACGGGTCGCTGCGCTGGTGGATGCTGCTCGGCGGGCTCGGCGGTGCCACCTTCATCGCCGGGCAGGGCATCGCCGTGCCGGTCCTCGGCGTCTCCGTCTTCGTCGTCGCGACCGTCGCGGGCGTCACGGTCGGCGGGCTGCTCGTCGACCGCTTCGGCCTCGCCCCCGGCGGTGCCCGGCCCTACACCGCCCGGCGCGTCATCGGCTGCGTCCTCGCGGTCGGCGGGGTCGCGTTCAGTGTCTCCGGCAGCCTCGACGGCGGCATCGCGAGCGGCGCGTCGGTGCTGCTCTTCTCCGTCGTCCTGCTCGCGTGCCTGCCGATGGGCGCACTCACGGCCGCCCAGCAGGCCGTCAACGGCCGGGTCGCGCAACGGTCGCGGACCCCGTGGGTCGCCGGACTCGGCAACTTCACCGCCGGGCTCGCGGCGCTGCTGCTCGCCCGGCTCCTCCTGATCGGCACGGTGGCGCCCGGACCGCTGCCCGACCAGTGGTGGCTGTGGCTGTCGGGGCCGATCGGGCTGTCGTTCATCCTGCTCGGGGCCGTCCTCGTCCGGACTCTCGGCGTGCTCCTGCTGAGCCTCGGCAACACCGGTGGCCAGCTCGTCGGCTCCATCGCCATCGACGAGCTCTTCCCCACCGCCGCGGGCCGGCCCGGACTCGTCGAGCTCGTCGCGGCCGTCGTGATCTTCGTGGCCGTCGCGCTGGCCGCCAGCCGGCCTCGTCGACGCCCCGCCCCGCCCGGTCCCGCGGGCCCGCCGACGGTGCGACGTGAGCCGGTGGGCGCCGGTCGGCCCTAG
- a CDS encoding hemolysin family protein produces the protein MSGVLVDALLVLFFIVVGGVFAGSEIALVSLRESQIDGLRRRGGRGATVAKLAEDPNRFLSAVQVGVTVTGFFSASFGAATIAPVLAPRLEQLGLSAGAAGTVAFVGITLVVAGLSLVLGELAPKRLALQRAEGLSLLVARPLDLVARLLRPVIWFLGKATDVVVRMLGGDPAASREEMGEEELRSLVREHEALDPVERRIVSEALELADKSVRDVLVPRTEVAVLPATLTVEQALDEAVGRPHSRYPVVGENVDDVLGFVHVRDLYGTVRAGGGGRGLDEIVRRVPVLPESLPVLGAMSTMRRAHVHLAVVVDEYGGNAGIVTLEDLVEEVLGDIRDEYDPPDDAGPRLPEGVVEVDGLLHVDDVGEHVDGLELPGEGFETVGGFVLDRLGRVPEVGDTVDAGTHELRVVEMDGRRVSRVRALPVAADPDEPDSPDDPDAAGTDERHD, from the coding sequence GTGAGCGGCGTCCTCGTCGACGCGCTCCTCGTCCTGTTCTTCATCGTCGTCGGCGGGGTCTTCGCCGGCAGCGAGATCGCCCTGGTGTCGCTGCGCGAGTCGCAGATCGACGGGCTCCGGCGCCGCGGCGGGCGCGGCGCGACCGTCGCGAAGCTCGCGGAGGACCCCAACCGCTTCCTCTCCGCGGTGCAGGTCGGCGTCACGGTCACCGGCTTCTTCTCCGCGTCCTTCGGTGCCGCGACGATCGCGCCCGTCCTCGCGCCGCGGCTCGAGCAGCTCGGGTTGTCCGCCGGCGCCGCGGGGACCGTCGCGTTCGTCGGCATCACCCTCGTCGTCGCCGGCCTGTCGCTCGTGCTCGGGGAGCTCGCCCCCAAGCGGCTCGCGCTCCAGCGCGCCGAGGGGCTGTCGCTGCTCGTCGCGCGCCCCCTCGACCTCGTCGCCCGCCTGCTGCGGCCCGTCATCTGGTTCCTCGGCAAGGCGACGGACGTCGTGGTGCGCATGCTGGGCGGCGACCCCGCAGCCAGCCGCGAGGAGATGGGCGAGGAGGAGCTGCGCTCCCTCGTCCGTGAGCACGAGGCCCTCGACCCCGTCGAGCGACGCATCGTCAGCGAGGCGCTCGAGCTCGCCGACAAGTCGGTGCGGGACGTCCTCGTGCCGCGCACCGAGGTCGCCGTCCTGCCCGCCACGCTCACCGTCGAGCAGGCGCTCGACGAGGCCGTCGGGCGACCGCACTCCCGCTACCCCGTCGTCGGGGAGAACGTCGACGACGTCCTCGGCTTCGTCCACGTCCGCGACCTCTACGGCACCGTCCGTGCGGGCGGCGGGGGCCGGGGGCTCGACGAGATCGTCCGCCGCGTGCCCGTCCTGCCCGAGAGCCTGCCGGTGCTCGGGGCCATGAGCACGATGCGCCGCGCGCACGTCCACCTCGCCGTCGTCGTCGACGAGTACGGCGGCAACGCCGGCATCGTCACGCTCGAGGACCTCGTCGAGGAGGTGCTCGGTGACATCCGCGACGAGTACGACCCGCCCGACGACGCCGGCCCCCGGCTGCCGGAGGGCGTCGTCGAGGTCGACGGGCTCCTCCACGTCGACGACGTCGGCGAGCACGTCGACGGCCTCGAGCTGCCGGGCGAGGGGTTCGAGACCGTCGGCGGGTTCGTGCTCGACCGCCTCGGCCGGGTGCCCGAGGTCGGCGACACCGTCGACGCCGGCACCCACGAGCTGCGCGTGGTCGAGATGGACGGGCGACGGGTCTCGAGGGTGCGCGCGCTGCCCGTGGCGGCCGACCCCGACGAGCCCGACAGCCCCGACGACCCCGACGCGGCGGGCACCGACGAGCGCCACGACTGA
- a CDS encoding GntR family transcriptional regulator, which translates to MGAASARVADHLRTAIPDGELGPGDRVRQEDVAARLGAGRPPVREALRLLEAEGLVRHERHKGARVPRLSLAEVVVMYRMREQVEPRGCGTRPSTSTARTSGAGVPAGWVELEQHAELVDPSAAPP; encoded by the coding sequence GTGGGCGCCGCGAGCGCCCGCGTCGCCGACCACCTGCGCACCGCGATCCCCGACGGGGAGCTGGGCCCGGGGGACCGGGTCCGCCAGGAGGACGTCGCCGCGCGGCTGGGTGCCGGCCGGCCGCCGGTGCGGGAGGCGCTGCGCCTGCTCGAGGCCGAGGGTCTCGTCCGGCACGAGCGCCACAAGGGCGCCCGCGTGCCGAGGCTGTCGCTCGCCGAGGTCGTCGTCATGTACCGGATGCGCGAGCAGGTCGAGCCGCGCGGCTGTGGAACGCGACCCAGCACTAGCACCGCGCGTACGTCCGGCGCGGGGGTCCCGGCCGGGTGGGTCGAGCTCGAGCAGCACGCGGAGCTCGTCGACCCGAGCGCCGCACCGCCCTGA
- a CDS encoding multicopper oxidase family protein: MSPRPRRALVAAVAVSLAVPLVLVGAGVLVRWWVARTDTVGQVAFERPLHVPPLAPSRVEADGTRVFDLAMQPGSSRFTGEGESPTWGVDGAYLAPTLRAARGETVRVEVTNDLPEATNLHWHGMHLPARMDGGPHRMVQPGETWTPTWTVDQPAATTWYHPHAHGSTATHVARGLLGAFLLDDPEAAPEGLPDTYGVDDVPLLLQDVRLTGDGRRREQGTGGTVGPLGTRLLVNGTVGPVLDVTTEAVRLRLVNASAARVYDLVLSDARPFHVVATDGGLLAAPVEVDSLRLTPGERAEVVVRLSAGETVDLRSRPPALGVSAPVARLVGARDAFDVLRLRAADELVASPPLPQVLAAAPDVDEDDATREREMVLSGDAINGNGHDLSRVDVVVEAGAVERWVVRNDDGIPHNFHVHDVRLVVASLDGQAPPPVLRGWKDTVWVAPGTEVELVVRFGDHTDPDVPYMFHCHVLAHHDRGMMGQFVVVEPGTAADHPGTVGTSVDDAIFPSHDH; encoded by the coding sequence ATGAGCCCCCGCCCCCGCCGCGCCCTCGTCGCCGCCGTCGCCGTGAGCCTCGCCGTCCCCCTCGTCCTCGTCGGCGCCGGCGTGCTCGTGCGCTGGTGGGTCGCCCGCACCGACACCGTCGGCCAGGTCGCGTTCGAGCGGCCGCTGCACGTCCCGCCGCTCGCGCCGTCCCGGGTCGAGGCCGACGGCACCCGCGTCTTCGACCTCGCGATGCAGCCCGGCAGCAGCCGCTTCACCGGCGAGGGGGAGTCACCGACGTGGGGCGTCGACGGGGCCTACCTCGCGCCGACCCTGCGCGCCGCGCGCGGGGAGACGGTGCGGGTGGAGGTCACGAACGACCTGCCGGAGGCGACGAACCTGCACTGGCACGGCATGCACCTGCCGGCGCGGATGGACGGCGGTCCGCACCGCATGGTGCAGCCGGGCGAGACGTGGACGCCGACGTGGACCGTCGACCAGCCCGCAGCCACGACCTGGTACCACCCGCACGCGCACGGCTCCACCGCGACGCACGTGGCCCGCGGGCTCCTCGGCGCGTTCCTCCTCGACGACCCCGAGGCCGCCCCGGAGGGCCTGCCCGACACCTACGGCGTCGACGACGTCCCGCTGCTCCTGCAGGACGTCCGGCTCACCGGTGACGGCCGGCGGCGCGAGCAGGGCACCGGCGGGACGGTCGGTCCGCTCGGCACGCGGCTGCTGGTCAACGGCACCGTCGGCCCGGTCCTCGACGTCACCACCGAGGCCGTGCGCCTGCGCCTCGTCAACGCCTCCGCCGCGCGGGTGTACGACCTCGTCCTGTCCGACGCGCGCCCCTTCCACGTCGTCGCGACCGACGGCGGTCTGCTGGCGGCGCCCGTCGAGGTCGACTCCCTGCGGCTGACGCCGGGGGAGCGGGCGGAGGTCGTCGTCCGCCTGTCGGCCGGGGAGACCGTCGACCTGCGCAGCAGGCCGCCTGCCCTCGGTGTCAGCGCCCCGGTCGCGCGGCTGGTCGGGGCACGGGACGCCTTCGACGTGCTCCGACTGCGCGCCGCCGACGAGCTCGTGGCCTCCCCGCCACTGCCGCAGGTCCTCGCCGCGGCGCCCGACGTCGACGAGGACGACGCGACCCGCGAGCGCGAGATGGTCCTGTCCGGCGACGCGATCAACGGCAACGGCCACGACCTCTCGCGCGTCGACGTCGTCGTCGAGGCCGGCGCCGTCGAACGGTGGGTCGTGCGCAACGACGACGGCATCCCCCACAACTTCCACGTCCACGACGTCCGTCTCGTCGTCGCCTCGCTCGACGGGCAGGCCCCGCCGCCGGTGCTGCGGGGCTGGAAGGACACCGTCTGGGTGGCCCCAGGCACGGAGGTCGAGCTCGTCGTCCGCTTCGGCGACCACACCGATCCCGACGTGCCGTACATGTTCCACTGCCACGTCCTCGCCCACCACGACCGCGGGATGATGGGCCAGTTCGTCGTCGTCGAGCCCGGGACGGCCGCCGACCATCCGGGCACCGTCGGCACGAGCGTCGACGACGCGATCTTCCCGTCCCACGACCACTGA
- a CDS encoding lycopene cyclase family protein, which yields MTPARSGGDTADLVLTGGGGAARCVLLALAGADLAGRLPRPLRVVVVDPVPAGDHPARHRTWCSWGVADPLLSPVVHASWRHVRVRDGARDLVLDLDPLRYRLVRSDDLEEHVAEQVARAPGLLVDHVATTATSVADDGPGRARVDLADGDHIRASLVLDSRPARPVRPGSVFWWQHFRGWTLPAGAVADRPAGADGAVDLMDFRTPQPARGLSFGYVLPLPDGRSLAEYTEFSPERLDDAGYDRALRDYLGLLGVDPAVVPDHVETGAIPMTDARFARRAGDRVLRIGTAGGATRGSTGYTFAAMLRDARAVAGLVGAGGLGRPGRLHLPAPYPRRHRWIDAVQLRALDAGLVAGPRFFVDLFERRPAGQVLRFLDGLTSPAEEVAVMSGAPTLPMTRAAAQDARARVARTVRRRRPPSPPPVPAPPVPAPPVLRS from the coding sequence GTGACCCCTGCCCGGTCCGGTGGCGACACCGCCGACCTCGTGCTGACCGGGGGCGGGGGCGCGGCCCGGTGCGTCCTGCTCGCGCTCGCCGGAGCCGACCTCGCCGGCCGGCTCCCGCGCCCGCTGCGGGTGGTCGTCGTCGACCCGGTCCCAGCGGGCGACCACCCGGCCCGGCACCGCACGTGGTGCTCGTGGGGGGTCGCCGACCCGCTGCTGTCGCCGGTCGTGCACGCGTCGTGGCGCCACGTCCGCGTCCGGGACGGCGCGCGGGACCTCGTCCTCGACCTCGACCCCCTGCGCTACCGCCTCGTGCGCAGCGACGACCTCGAGGAGCACGTCGCGGAGCAGGTGGCGAGGGCGCCCGGCCTCCTCGTCGACCACGTCGCGACCACCGCCACCTCGGTGGCCGACGACGGGCCGGGCCGGGCGCGGGTCGACCTCGCCGACGGCGACCACATCCGCGCGTCGCTGGTCCTCGACTCCCGGCCCGCGCGGCCGGTGAGGCCCGGCTCGGTGTTCTGGTGGCAGCACTTCCGCGGCTGGACCCTGCCGGCGGGGGCGGTCGCCGACCGGCCGGCCGGCGCGGACGGCGCCGTCGACCTCATGGACTTCCGGACGCCTCAGCCGGCGCGCGGCCTCTCCTTCGGCTACGTCCTGCCTCTGCCCGACGGGCGCTCGCTCGCGGAGTACACGGAGTTCTCCCCGGAGCGCCTCGACGACGCCGGCTACGACCGCGCCCTGCGGGACTACCTCGGTCTGCTCGGGGTCGACCCCGCCGTCGTGCCCGACCACGTGGAGACCGGCGCGATCCCCATGACGGACGCCCGCTTCGCCCGCCGCGCCGGTGACCGGGTCCTCCGCATCGGGACCGCGGGCGGCGCGACCCGCGGCTCGACGGGCTACACGTTCGCGGCGATGCTGCGCGACGCGCGCGCCGTGGCGGGCCTCGTCGGCGCGGGTGGGCTCGGTCGTCCCGGTCGCCTCCACCTGCCCGCGCCCTACCCGCGCCGGCACCGCTGGATCGACGCCGTCCAGCTGCGGGCCCTCGACGCCGGGCTCGTCGCCGGTCCGCGCTTCTTCGTCGACCTCTTCGAGCGCCGCCCCGCCGGTCAGGTCCTCCGCTTCCTCGACGGCCTCACGAGTCCCGCGGAGGAGGTCGCCGTCATGTCGGGGGCGCCGACGCTGCCGATGACGCGCGCGGCGGCCCAGGACGCGCGCGCCCGCGTGGCCCGCACCGTCCGGCGTCGGCGGCCACCGTCCCCACCGCCCGTCCCGGCGCCGCCCGTGCCCGCGCCGCCCGTGCTCCGCTCGTGA
- the cls gene encoding cardiolipin synthase, which translates to MLLTIGGLGLAVLGVLALLTMFVVVPKDRRPSSATAWILTILLVPLVGLVAFFLIGSPRLPKARRDKQVDVDRLITQRTREHGIGLDRVPGPDWLDPVVRLNQSIGAMPMLKGNDARIWTGYEATIAAMTADVAAAQDFVHVEFYILSLDDTTAPFFDALDDAVRRGVTVRVLLDHVGSWRSPGYRRTLRRLDEAGVPYRLMLPVQPWFGRYQRPDLRNHRKIVVVDGRVGWIGSQNLVDRTYNRRANIRRGLRWQDLMVRVRGPVVQELDAVFATDWFSETDDLLDVETPDALPGGVGSASDAELLAEEAGPLSCQVVPSGPGFDYENNLRLFNALLYAARRRVSITSPYFVPDESLLYAVTAAALRGVDVELFVPQEGDQLLVHHAQRSYYEQLLRSGVRIHRYPAPYVLHAKHMTVDDDVAVVGSSNLDMRSFSLDLEATLLVHGRSFCDELRRVEDGYRAVSTELQLEDWVGRSRREVLLDNVSRLTSALQ; encoded by the coding sequence GTGCTCCTCACCATCGGGGGCCTCGGGCTCGCGGTGCTCGGCGTCCTCGCGCTCCTCACGATGTTCGTCGTCGTGCCGAAGGACCGGCGGCCGTCGTCGGCGACCGCGTGGATCCTCACGATCCTGCTCGTGCCGCTCGTGGGGCTCGTCGCGTTCTTCCTCATCGGCAGCCCGAGGCTGCCGAAGGCGCGGCGGGACAAGCAGGTCGACGTCGACCGGTTGATCACCCAGCGCACCCGTGAGCACGGCATCGGCCTCGACCGCGTCCCCGGGCCGGACTGGCTCGACCCCGTCGTGCGGCTCAACCAGAGCATCGGCGCCATGCCGATGCTCAAGGGCAACGACGCGCGCATCTGGACCGGCTACGAGGCGACCATCGCGGCGATGACCGCCGACGTGGCCGCGGCGCAGGACTTCGTCCACGTCGAGTTCTACATCCTCTCCCTCGACGACACGACGGCCCCCTTCTTCGACGCCCTCGACGACGCCGTCCGGCGGGGTGTCACCGTGCGGGTGCTGCTCGACCACGTCGGCTCCTGGCGCTCCCCGGGGTACCGGCGCACGCTTCGCCGGCTCGACGAGGCCGGGGTGCCGTACCGGCTCATGCTCCCGGTGCAGCCGTGGTTCGGTCGTTACCAGCGCCCCGACCTCCGCAACCACCGCAAGATCGTCGTCGTCGACGGTCGAGTGGGCTGGATCGGCTCGCAGAACCTCGTCGACCGCACGTACAACCGCCGTGCGAACATCCGGCGCGGCCTGCGCTGGCAGGACCTCATGGTGCGGGTGCGCGGGCCGGTCGTGCAGGAGCTCGACGCCGTCTTCGCCACCGACTGGTTCAGCGAGACAGACGACCTGCTCGACGTCGAGACCCCGGACGCGCTGCCGGGCGGGGTGGGCAGCGCGAGCGACGCCGAGCTGCTCGCGGAGGAGGCCGGTCCGCTGTCGTGCCAGGTCGTGCCGAGCGGGCCGGGCTTCGACTACGAGAACAACCTCCGGCTGTTCAACGCGCTGCTCTACGCGGCGCGTCGCCGCGTCAGCATCACGAGCCCCTACTTCGTGCCGGACGAGTCGCTGCTGTACGCGGTGACCGCCGCGGCGCTGCGCGGCGTCGACGTCGAGCTGTTCGTGCCGCAGGAGGGCGACCAGCTGCTCGTGCACCACGCCCAGCGCTCGTACTACGAGCAGCTGCTGCGCTCAGGGGTCCGCATCCACCGCTACCCGGCCCCCTACGTGCTCCACGCCAAGCACATGACGGTCGACGACGACGTCGCCGTGGTCGGCTCGTCCAACCTCGACATGCGGTCCTTCAGCCTCGACCTCGAGGCGACCCTGCTCGTGCACGGCCGCTCGTTCTGCGACGAGCTGCGCCGGGTCGAGGACGGCTACCGGGCCGTCTCCACCGAGCTGCAGCTCGAGGACTGGGTGGGGCGCTCGCGGCGCGAGGTGCTCCTCGACAACGTCTCCCGGCTCACGTCGGCGCTGCAGTAG